The Clostridium septicum genome contains a region encoding:
- a CDS encoding MogA/MoaB family molybdenum cofactor biosynthesis protein gives MYTIGIITSSDKGYKGEREDRSGEVIKEIVEANGFEVKKYIILPDEKDMLSNELLYMSDELNLNLILTTGGTGFSTRDVTPEATKVVIERETPGICEAIRWYSLSITKRAMLSRAVSGIRKNTLIVNLPGSPKACKEALEFALDDIKHGIDILLGEAKECARK, from the coding sequence ATGTACACTATAGGGATAATAACAAGTAGTGATAAAGGCTACAAAGGTGAAAGAGAAGATAGAAGTGGAGAAGTTATAAAAGAAATAGTAGAAGCAAATGGCTTTGAAGTAAAGAAGTATATAATTCTTCCAGATGAAAAAGATATGTTATCTAATGAGCTTTTATATATGAGTGATGAACTTAATTTAAATTTAATTTTAACTACAGGTGGAACTGGGTTTTCTACTAGAGATGTTACACCAGAAGCTACAAAAGTAGTTATTGAAAGAGAAACTCCAGGAATTTGTGAAGCAATTAGATGGTATAGTCTAAGTATAACTAAAAGAGCTATGCTTTCAAGAGCTGTTTCAGGTATAAGAAAAAATACATTAATAGTAAATTTACCTGGAAGTCCTAAAGCATGTAAAGAAGCATTAGAGTTTGCTTTAGATGACATTAAACATGGAATAGATATTTTATTAGGGGAGGCAAAAGAATGTGCAAGAAAATAA
- a CDS encoding molybdenum cofactor guanylyltransferase produces MIDKTLAILAGGKSSRMNYNNKAFLKYREKTFIENIIEKGKDYKEIIIIANNKEIYKEFNLRVVEDIYKEQGPLSGIHSALENSKTKYCLCVACDMPLLSRELLKRLGEEDSDFDILIPKVNNRLQPLCAVYSKDIVNILKENLKHKNNKLQKIILNLNYKIIKGLEEKNFTNVNTIQEYKELEEI; encoded by the coding sequence GTGATTGATAAAACCTTAGCTATTTTAGCTGGAGGAAAAAGTAGTCGTATGAACTATAACAATAAAGCATTTTTAAAATATAGAGAAAAAACATTTATAGAAAATATAATAGAAAAAGGTAAAGACTATAAAGAAATAATAATAATTGCAAATAATAAAGAAATTTATAAAGAGTTTAATTTAAGAGTTGTCGAAGATATTTATAAAGAACAAGGACCATTAAGTGGAATACATTCTGCATTAGAAAACTCAAAAACTAAATATTGTTTATGTGTAGCCTGTGATATGCCTCTTCTAAGTAGAGAACTTTTAAAAAGGTTAGGAGAAGAAGATAGTGATTTTGATATTTTAATACCTAAAGTTAATAATAGACTTCAGCCATTATGTGCTGTATATTCAAAAGATATAGTAAATATTTTAAAGGAAAATCTAAAGCATAAAAATAATAAATTACAAAAAATAATTTTAAATTTAAATTATAAAATTATTAAGGGATTAGAAGAAAAGAATTTCACTAATGTGAATACAATACAAGAATATAAAGAATTGGAGGAGATATAA
- a CDS encoding NAD(P)/FAD-dependent oxidoreductase: MKYVVIGASAAGISGAKTLRELDENAEITLVSKDEYVYSRCILHHYISNHRNIKELNFADENFFTNNNINWIKGVEVISLDEKNQKIVLSNNNILSYDKILIASGASSFIPPIVNLREANRVVGLRNLEDAILIKNEINNIKNVVVLGAGLVGIDAISGLLESGLNVSLVEMGDKILPLQLDKYTSKVYEEKFKEKGVNLKLNVKAEKLIIDENKNPKALLLNTGEEIPCELVIVATGVRANIGFINETEVATDRFGLIINEKGETNITNVYGAGDVTGRNPIWPTAVKEGIIAANNMLNNSLIMTDFFGSKNTMNFVGIATMSLGITEAPDDSYKVEIRRDKDNYKKIIHKDGKIYGSIIQGDLSYAGVLTQLIKEKIDISKVKKNIFDIDYSDFFNIEENFEYSYK, from the coding sequence ATGAAATATGTAGTTATAGGTGCCTCAGCAGCAGGGATAAGTGGGGCTAAAACATTAAGAGAATTAGATGAGAATGCAGAAATAACATTAGTATCAAAAGATGAATATGTATATTCAAGATGTATATTACATCACTATATTTCAAATCACAGAAATATTAAGGAATTAAATTTTGCAGATGAAAACTTTTTTACAAATAATAATATAAATTGGATTAAGGGTGTAGAGGTTATTTCTTTAGATGAAAAAAATCAAAAAATAGTTCTTTCAAATAATAATATTTTAAGCTATGACAAGATTTTAATAGCTAGTGGAGCTTCTTCTTTTATACCTCCAATTGTAAATTTAAGAGAGGCTAATAGAGTAGTAGGACTTAGAAATTTAGAAGATGCAATTCTTATAAAGAATGAAATAAATAATATAAAAAATGTAGTTGTATTAGGAGCTGGACTAGTTGGTATAGATGCTATTAGTGGACTATTAGAATCTGGTTTAAATGTTTCATTAGTAGAAATGGGAGATAAAATACTTCCACTTCAATTAGATAAATACACTTCTAAAGTTTATGAAGAGAAGTTTAAGGAAAAAGGAGTAAATTTAAAGCTTAATGTTAAAGCAGAGAAGCTTATAATTGATGAAAATAAAAATCCTAAAGCCTTACTATTAAATACAGGAGAAGAGATTCCATGTGAGTTAGTAATAGTCGCTACAGGAGTAAGGGCTAATATTGGCTTTATAAATGAAACTGAAGTAGCTACAGATAGGTTTGGTTTAATTATAAATGAAAAGGGAGAAACAAATATTACAAACGTATATGGGGCTGGGGATGTAACAGGAAGAAACCCTATATGGCCAACGGCTGTAAAAGAAGGAATAATAGCAGCTAATAATATGCTAAACAATTCTTTAATTATGACAGATTTCTTTGGAAGTAAAAATACCATGAATTTTGTTGGTATTGCTACAATGTCATTAGGAATAACTGAGGCTCCAGATGATTCATATAAGGTAGAAATTAGAAGAGATAAAGATAATTATAAAAAGATAATTCATAAAGATGGAAAAATATATGGAAGTATAATTCAAGGGGATTTATCTTATGCAGGAGTCTTAACTCAGCTTATAAAAGAAAAAATAGATATTTCAAAAGTAAAGAAAAATATTTTTGACATAGATTACTCAGATTTCTTTAATATAGAAGAAAATTTTGAATACAGTTATAAATAG
- a CDS encoding TDT family transporter: MSNKDILSKEKLKNLPIGVMATLLGTLTLSNVFAMLGFNSLRHLAVNIGVVIILAGFMKLFLHPKQVFTEMDDTVLGSIYPTFCMSMMLMAAYYVKYNFTLGKSLWLFAVSLNVIVLIIFTYNNLIKKFEINKFLPPYFVPYVGIIVAVITSTAMKAPVITKVIFYFSFIAYFIILPFMIYRLATKPVADLPYPTLCIMAAPPSLCVVAYLTLFKEANVYLTLFVYLIVILCCIYMYTRLPKILRMKFTPSFAGITFPLAISTLATFKVSALMNDIGQATFSNILRELGSLQLILASAGILFVIYNFIKLLIDSFKIEN; this comes from the coding sequence TTGTCAAATAAAGACATATTATCAAAAGAAAAATTAAAAAATTTACCTATCGGTGTTATGGCTACTTTGTTAGGTACCTTAACATTAAGCAATGTATTTGCTATGCTTGGATTTAACTCATTAAGACATCTAGCTGTTAATATTGGAGTTGTAATTATACTTGCAGGATTTATGAAGTTATTTTTACATCCTAAACAAGTCTTTACAGAAATGGACGACACAGTTTTAGGAAGTATTTATCCTACTTTCTGCATGTCAATGATGCTAATGGCTGCTTATTATGTTAAATATAATTTTACATTAGGTAAATCTCTGTGGTTATTTGCAGTATCTCTTAATGTTATAGTACTTATAATTTTTACTTATAATAATTTAATAAAGAAATTTGAAATCAATAAATTTTTACCGCCTTATTTTGTTCCTTATGTTGGAATAATAGTAGCAGTAATAACTAGCACAGCTATGAAAGCACCTGTTATAACTAAAGTAATATTCTATTTTTCATTTATTGCATATTTTATAATATTGCCTTTTATGATTTATAGATTGGCTACAAAACCTGTTGCTGATTTACCATATCCAACACTTTGTATAATGGCTGCCCCACCTAGTCTTTGTGTAGTTGCTTACTTAACATTATTTAAAGAAGCAAATGTTTATCTAACATTATTTGTATATTTAATAGTAATATTATGTTGTATATACATGTACACCAGACTACCTAAAATTTTAAGAATGAAATTTACACCTTCATTTGCAGGTATAACATTTCCACTTGCAATATCAACGCTTGCTACTTTTAAAGTAAGTGCATTAATGAATGATATTGGACAAGCTACTTTCTCAAATATCTTAAGAGAATTAGGGTCATTACAACTTATACTAGCTTCTGCTGGAATATTATTTGTTATTTACAACTTTATTAAATTATTAATTGATTCATTTAAAATAGAAAACTAA
- the glp gene encoding molybdopterin molybdotransferase MoeA gives MVRKFVSLEDAIDILNRNILPLDTEIISLMDSVNRTVKNNIYSKIDNPPFNKSAMDGYAIKASNLENTKLKIIDKVYAGSFSKKEIKDFETIRIMTGAPIPLGANAVIKQEDVIVEGEFIKLKKSLKENENICFKGEDIKKDQLLIKANRKLNYADIGILASSGISEVKVYKKPRIAIISTGDEVLDVIEELTLGKIYNSNRYSIMARIKELGYDVSLIKHVKDSKLEISEELKDISSKVDLIITTGGVSVGEKDLINEAVNIAGGTRLFWKIKIKPGSAVLCSKLNKALVISLSGNPTAALTTFELLVKPSLEKLNGKEELSIVREKAILYDDINKKSPQRRFIRGHLVTNEKGQIVKITQKKSGNGILSSTLNSNCIVEIEEGSLGVKKGELVNIIRL, from the coding sequence ATGGTGAGAAAATTTGTTTCATTAGAGGATGCGATAGATATATTAAATAGAAATATATTACCTTTAGATACAGAAATTATATCTTTAATGGATTCTGTTAATAGAACAGTAAAAAATAATATATATTCAAAAATAGATAATCCACCTTTTAATAAGTCAGCAATGGATGGATATGCTATAAAGGCATCAAACTTAGAAAATACTAAATTAAAAATTATAGATAAGGTATATGCAGGTAGTTTTTCTAAAAAAGAAATAAAAGATTTTGAAACTATAAGAATAATGACAGGGGCACCAATTCCATTAGGCGCTAATGCTGTAATAAAGCAAGAAGATGTTATAGTAGAGGGAGAATTTATAAAATTAAAAAAATCATTAAAAGAAAATGAAAATATTTGTTTTAAAGGTGAAGATATTAAAAAAGATCAACTTTTAATAAAGGCTAACAGAAAACTTAATTATGCAGATATAGGAATATTAGCTAGTTCTGGAATTAGTGAAGTGAAAGTTTATAAAAAACCTAGAATAGCCATAATAAGTACTGGTGATGAGGTTTTAGATGTTATAGAAGAATTAACTTTAGGGAAAATATATAATAGCAATAGATATAGTATAATGGCAAGAATTAAAGAACTAGGATATGATGTATCACTAATAAAACATGTAAAAGATAGTAAATTAGAAATATCTGAAGAATTAAAAGATATTTCTAGCAAAGTTGATTTAATAATAACAACAGGTGGAGTTTCAGTTGGGGAAAAAGATTTAATTAATGAAGCTGTAAATATAGCTGGGGGTACAAGGTTGTTTTGGAAAATAAAAATTAAACCTGGCTCAGCCGTATTGTGTAGTAAATTAAATAAAGCTTTAGTTATAAGTCTTTCAGGGAATCCGACAGCTGCATTAACAACATTTGAGCTTCTAGTGAAACCAAGCTTAGAAAAATTAAATGGCAAAGAAGAGCTTTCTATAGTAAGAGAAAAGGCTATACTTTATGATGATATAAATAAAAAAAGTCCTCAAAGAAGATTTATACGAGGTCATTTAGTTACAAATGAAAAAGGGCAAATAGTTAAAATAACTCAGAAGAAAAGTGGAAATGGAATTTTAAGCTCTACATTAAATTCAAATTGTATAGTTGAAATAGAAGAAGGAAGTCTAGGTGTTAAAAAAGGGGAGTTAGTAAATATAATAAGACTTTAA
- a CDS encoding nitrate reductase, protein MKKIQSTCNYCALACNLDFYVEDGKIKKILPTEHYPVNKGFSCIKGLNLDKQQSKIKARKSPILRNEKDEMVEISWEDGFNIFAEKMTNIQEKYGKESVAFISTGQMTTEEMALLGHVGRNYMGINGDGNTRLCMATAVVAHKQSFGFDAPPYTLNDIELSDTIVFIGANPVIAHPVLWGRVRKNKEAKIITIDPRKSETALNSDIWIDIKPKADLVLFYTLANVLIEKNWINKEYIENYTEGFEEFKKHVTRFTLKNVEEATGISKERVLELAQIIHEGKRVSFWWTMGVNQGYEAVRTAQSIIDLAIMTGNIGREGTGANSLTGQCNAMGSRAFSNTAGLYGGGEYDNPVRRKAVAEALEIEESLLPSKPTLPYNMIIEKIKSGEIKGLWVICTNPRHSWSNNEEFEKAIKNLDFFVVQDIYEDTDSAKLCDLYLPSVPAIKKQGVLINTERRLSMVSPVLEKEDGELTDYEIFLGVGKALGMGNLLDKWRTPQDAFELLKKCSKGMPCDITGVNYEDLKGSKGVQWPFKEGEVLKEDERRLFEDNKYYTPSKKVKFMFEDVLECPTKTTEEFPYIFNSGRGTVGQWHTQTRTREIDIVSNITLKDSYVYINEELAKELNISQNERIRINSSNGVKAEFTAKITDNVKKNHLYAPIHYIETNALTPSIFDPYSKEPSYKTVAVNIEKINH, encoded by the coding sequence ATGAAAAAAATACAATCAACTTGTAACTACTGTGCTTTGGCATGTAACCTAGATTTTTATGTTGAAGATGGAAAAATAAAAAAGATATTACCAACGGAGCATTATCCAGTAAATAAGGGATTCTCCTGTATTAAAGGATTAAATTTAGATAAGCAACAAAGCAAAATTAAAGCTAGAAAATCACCTATTTTAAGAAATGAAAAAGATGAAATGGTTGAAATTTCCTGGGAAGATGGATTTAACATTTTTGCAGAAAAAATGACAAATATACAAGAAAAGTATGGTAAAGAAAGTGTTGCTTTTATTAGTACAGGTCAGATGACTACCGAGGAAATGGCGCTTTTAGGACATGTAGGAAGAAATTACATGGGAATAAATGGAGATGGAAATACAAGACTTTGCATGGCAACTGCAGTTGTTGCACATAAGCAAAGTTTCGGATTTGATGCACCTCCATATACTTTAAATGATATTGAATTATCAGATACTATTGTATTTATTGGTGCCAATCCTGTTATAGCACATCCAGTATTGTGGGGGCGTGTTAGAAAAAATAAAGAAGCTAAAATAATAACAATAGATCCAAGAAAATCAGAAACTGCTTTAAATTCAGACATATGGATAGATATAAAACCAAAAGCAGATTTAGTTTTATTTTATACTTTAGCTAATGTATTAATAGAAAAGAATTGGATTAATAAAGAGTATATTGAAAACTACACAGAAGGTTTTGAAGAATTTAAAAAGCACGTAACTAGATTTACATTAAAAAATGTAGAAGAAGCTACTGGCATATCAAAGGAAAGAGTTTTAGAACTTGCACAAATTATTCATGAAGGAAAGCGTGTTTCTTTCTGGTGGACAATGGGAGTTAATCAGGGATACGAGGCAGTAAGAACTGCTCAATCAATTATAGATCTTGCAATAATGACTGGAAATATAGGAAGAGAAGGTACTGGTGCTAATTCATTGACAGGACAATGTAATGCAATGGGTTCTAGAGCTTTTAGTAATACAGCTGGTCTTTATGGTGGAGGTGAATATGACAATCCAGTAAGAAGAAAAGCAGTTGCAGAGGCTTTAGAAATTGAAGAAAGTTTACTTCCATCAAAACCAACACTACCATATAACATGATAATAGAAAAAATAAAATCAGGGGAAATCAAAGGACTTTGGGTAATATGTACAAATCCAAGACATTCATGGAGCAATAATGAGGAATTTGAAAAGGCTATAAAGAATTTAGATTTCTTTGTAGTTCAAGATATATATGAAGATACAGATAGTGCTAAACTTTGTGATTTATATTTACCATCAGTTCCAGCTATAAAAAAACAAGGTGTTTTAATAAACACAGAACGTCGTTTATCAATGGTTTCACCAGTTTTAGAAAAAGAAGATGGAGAACTTACGGACTATGAAATTTTCTTAGGAGTTGGAAAAGCTTTAGGAATGGGAAATCTTTTAGATAAGTGGAGAACACCACAAGATGCTTTTGAACTTTTAAAGAAGTGTTCAAAGGGAATGCCTTGTGATATTACAGGTGTTAATTATGAAGATTTAAAGGGGTCTAAAGGAGTACAATGGCCATTTAAAGAAGGTGAAGTTCTTAAAGAAGATGAAAGAAGACTTTTTGAAGATAATAAGTATTATACGCCATCCAAAAAGGTTAAGTTTATGTTTGAAGATGTTTTAGAGTGTCCAACAAAGACAACAGAAGAATTTCCTTACATATTTAACTCAGGTAGAGGTACTGTTGGACAATGGCATACACAAACTAGAACAAGAGAAATTGATATAGTTTCTAATATAACTCTAAAAGATTCTTATGTTTATATAAATGAAGAACTTGCAAAAGAGTTAAATATTTCACAAAATGAAAGAATTAGAATCAATTCTTCCAATGGTGTTAAAGCAGAGTTTACTGCAAAAATTACAGACAATGTTAAGAAAAATCATTTATATGCACCAATTCATTATATAGAAACTAATGCATTAACGCCTTCAATATTTGATCCATATTCAAAGGAGCCATCATATAAGACAGTGGCAGTAAATATTGAAAAAATAAATCATTAA
- the modB gene encoding molybdate ABC transporter permease subunit — MIKEATFISIKVVIISVIITLIMSLALIKFILDKDTKIRKMIEAFVILPMFIPPSATGYLILLVLGKSGWIGKLIKNLFNTSIIFTISAAIIAAVVVTLPIMYQSIKASIISVDKEVKEAAMICGANDIQIFTKIVLPLSKGGILTGILLSFARAFGEFGATILVAGNIKGKTQTLPMAMFYAIENNNNKEAIQILIIVFTVAIFLMSIYNYLIKNMIN; from the coding sequence ATGATAAAAGAAGCAACATTTATTTCTATAAAAGTAGTTATAATTTCAGTGATTATTACATTAATTATGTCTTTAGCATTAATAAAGTTTATATTAGATAAAGACACAAAGATAAGGAAAATGATAGAGGCTTTTGTAATATTGCCCATGTTCATCCCACCATCAGCTACTGGATACTTAATATTATTAGTTTTGGGTAAAAGTGGATGGATAGGGAAATTGATTAAAAATTTATTTAATACATCTATAATATTTACAATATCAGCGGCAATAATAGCTGCTGTAGTTGTAACACTTCCAATTATGTATCAAAGCATAAAAGCTTCTATTATATCAGTAGATAAAGAGGTAAAAGAGGCAGCCATGATATGTGGAGCTAATGATATTCAAATATTTACAAAAATAGTTCTTCCTCTTTCAAAGGGAGGGATACTTACAGGAATTTTATTATCATTTGCTAGAGCCTTTGGAGAATTTGGAGCAACTATTTTAGTTGCTGGAAATATTAAAGGAAAAACTCAAACATTACCAATGGCTATGTTCTATGCAATTGAAAATAATAATAATAAAGAAGCAATACAAATTTTAATAATAGTATTTACAGTTGCTATATTTTTAATGAGCATATATAACTATTTAATAAAAAATATGATTAATTAA
- the moaA gene encoding GTP 3',8-cyclase MoaA encodes MKDRFGRNIDYLRISVTDNCNLRCIYCMGEKNNKFLNLDEKLTNEEIYKIVCEFSKLGIKKIRITGGEPLVRKDILKLIEDINKIDGIEEIYITTNGILLLDYIETLAKNGVKGVNISLDSLKYDRFKNITRGGELNKVLKAIDKCIENNIKVKLNTVIIDEINKDEILDFVNLTITKPIDIRFIELMPIGEGKKFKPVTNSEILSIIKNKYKNLKEFKREKSSGPAKYIKIDNSIGKVGFISAISNCFCSECNRIRLTPDGFLKQCLHFNYGVNLRELLRQGITEEKLKNLISENIYNKPEKHLFNENNKDEEIRFMNEIGG; translated from the coding sequence ATGAAAGATAGATTTGGGAGAAACATAGACTATTTAAGAATATCTGTTACAGATAATTGTAACTTAAGATGCATTTATTGCATGGGTGAAAAAAATAATAAATTTCTAAATTTAGATGAGAAGCTTACTAATGAAGAAATTTATAAAATTGTATGTGAGTTCTCAAAACTTGGAATAAAAAAAATAAGAATTACAGGAGGGGAACCATTAGTTAGAAAAGATATATTAAAGTTAATAGAAGATATAAATAAAATAGATGGAATAGAAGAAATATATATAACAACTAATGGAATACTTCTTTTAGATTACATAGAAACTTTAGCGAAAAATGGAGTAAAAGGTGTAAATATAAGTTTAGATTCTCTAAAGTATGATAGATTTAAAAATATAACTAGAGGTGGCGAGTTAAATAAAGTTTTAAAAGCCATTGATAAATGTATTGAGAATAACATTAAAGTTAAGCTTAATACTGTAATAATAGATGAAATAAATAAAGATGAAATTTTAGATTTTGTAAATTTAACAATTACTAAACCTATAGATATAAGGTTTATAGAGCTTATGCCGATTGGAGAAGGTAAAAAGTTTAAACCAGTTACTAATTCAGAAATTTTAAGTATAATAAAAAATAAATATAAGAATTTAAAAGAATTTAAAAGAGAAAAAAGTTCTGGTCCTGCAAAATATATAAAAATAGATAATTCAATAGGTAAAGTTGGATTTATAAGTGCTATAAGTAATTGTTTTTGCAGTGAGTGTAATAGAATAAGATTAACTCCAGATGGATTTTTAAAGCAATGTTTACATTTTAATTATGGAGTCAATTTAAGGGAATTATTAAGGCAAGGAATAACAGAGGAAAAATTGAAAAATCTTATTTCAGAAAATATATATAATAAACCTGAAAAACATTTATTTAATGAGAATAACAAAGATGAAGAGATAAGATTTATGAATGAAATTGGAGGATGA
- the mobB gene encoding molybdopterin-guanine dinucleotide biosynthesis protein B, with the protein MCKIINIIGTGSNVGKTVLIEGLIKELSGRGYSVSTIKHDVHGFDIDKKGKDTYRHRKAGAETVIISSKNRLAMIKEVNNEVSLDEIINMVLDKDFVLVEGYKNSNLRKIEVFRKGLSKEIITPKENLIAIASNENINYFDVPVIDKEDYKALADLVENEKEYSKIK; encoded by the coding sequence ATGTGTAAGATAATTAATATTATAGGAACTGGATCTAATGTTGGAAAAACAGTATTAATAGAAGGATTGATAAAAGAGTTAAGTGGTAGAGGTTATAGTGTTTCAACTATAAAGCATGATGTACATGGATTTGATATTGATAAAAAAGGTAAAGACACATATAGACATAGGAAAGCTGGAGCAGAAACAGTAATTATATCGTCTAAAAATAGATTAGCAATGATAAAAGAGGTAAATAATGAAGTAAGCTTAGACGAAATAATTAATATGGTACTGGATAAGGATTTTGTATTAGTAGAAGGATATAAAAATAGTAATCTTAGGAAGATAGAAGTTTTTAGAAAGGGATTAAGTAAAGAAATAATAACTCCTAAAGAAAATTTAATAGCAATAGCTAGTAATGAAAATATAAATTACTTTGATGTTCCAGTTATTGATAAAGAAGATTATAAAGCTTTAGCAGACTTAGTTGAAAATGAAAAAGAATATTCAAAAATTAAATAG
- the moaC gene encoding cyclic pyranopterin monophosphate synthase MoaC — protein sequence MKNNLTHFDESGNARMVDVSDKDKTKRVAIAVSKIKTSKETLNLIEQGKIGKGDVLGVARVAGIMASKQTSNLIPMCHPLMISSCDIEFKINKDESCIDIKASVKIFDKTGVEMEALTAAMVSALTIYDMCKAVDKRMVIEGTHLLKKTGGKSGEFNF from the coding sequence ATGAAGAATAATTTAACTCATTTTGATGAAAGTGGAAACGCAAGAATGGTGGATGTATCAGACAAAGATAAAACTAAAAGAGTGGCAATAGCAGTTTCAAAAATAAAAACAAGTAAAGAAACTTTAAATCTTATAGAACAAGGTAAAATTGGAAAAGGAGATGTTTTAGGAGTAGCAAGAGTAGCTGGAATAATGGCAAGTAAACAAACTTCAAATCTAATACCTATGTGTCATCCACTTATGATATCAAGTTGTGATATAGAGTTTAAAATAAATAAAGATGAAAGTTGTATAGATATAAAAGCAAGTGTTAAAATCTTTGATAAAACAGGAGTAGAAATGGAAGCATTGACTGCAGCCATGGTTTCAGCGCTAACTATTTACGATATGTGTAAAGCTGTAGACAAGAGAATGGTTATAGAGGGAACTCATTTATTAAAGAAAACAGGAGGAAAAAGTGGCGAGTTTAATTTTTAA
- a CDS encoding 4Fe-4S dicluster domain-containing protein — protein MKRIKIDRKKCVGCLTCTTACLVSHESEETRSRITIDGNGKYAPIFCRHCDKPECVYTCMTGAMSKDKETGLVNYDKNKCASCYMCIMACPYGVLKAEKEKHKEIMKCDMCKNSKEGTPQCVEKCPMSAITLEEVDE, from the coding sequence ATGAAGAGAATAAAAATAGATAGAAAAAAATGTGTAGGGTGTTTAACTTGTACTACAGCTTGTTTAGTATCTCATGAATCAGAGGAAACTAGAAGTAGAATAACAATAGATGGTAATGGCAAATATGCTCCTATTTTTTGTAGACATTGTGATAAGCCAGAGTGTGTTTACACCTGTATGACAGGAGCTATGAGTAAGGATAAAGAAACTGGATTAGTTAATTATGATAAAAATAAATGTGCAAGTTGTTATATGTGTATAATGGCGTGTCCTTATGGTGTATTAAAAGCCGAAAAGGAGAAGCACAAAGAAATTATGAAGTGTGATATGTGTAAGAATTCGAAGGAAGGTACTCCTCAATGTGTAGAAAAATGTCCTATGTCAGCAATTACTTTAGAGGAGGTAGATGAATAA
- a CDS encoding molybdopterin-binding protein yields MKMIKVQDAVGTMLSHDVTQIIPGEFKGRIFKKGHIIKEEDIEKLLLIGKDHVYVWEPKDGELHENDAAKRLVPLIMGDGITKSEEIKEGKIDFFADKKGLLKIDKESLLKINSLGEIIVSTIHNNTPIKNGEKIAATRVIPLIIDEKKIIEAEKLIKKPIISIKEYKEKNITLITTGNEVFYGRIKDAFLPVIERKLKEYGNSKVKQIILPDDKERIKEGIKEVIKNGADMVICTGGMSVDPDDVTPTAIKECGGELITYGSPVLPGAMFLLAYKDELPILGIPSCAMYCKRTILDLVLPRILADEKLTLEDIVKYGHGGLCLDCKVCTFPHCSFGK; encoded by the coding sequence ATGAAAATGATAAAAGTTCAGGATGCAGTTGGAACTATGCTTTCTCATGATGTAACTCAAATAATACCTGGAGAATTTAAAGGAAGAATTTTTAAAAAGGGTCATATTATAAAAGAAGAAGATATAGAAAAATTATTATTAATTGGAAAGGATCATGTTTATGTATGGGAACCTAAAGATGGGGAATTACATGAAAATGATGCAGCAAAAAGATTAGTACCTTTAATTATGGGAGATGGAATAACTAAATCAGAAGAAATTAAGGAGGGGAAAATAGATTTTTTTGCAGATAAAAAAGGCCTTTTGAAAATAGATAAAGAAAGTTTACTTAAAATAAATTCATTGGGAGAAATAATAGTTTCAACTATACATAATAATACACCTATAAAAAATGGAGAAAAAATAGCGGCTACTAGAGTTATACCTTTAATAATAGATGAGAAAAAAATAATAGAAGCAGAAAAGTTAATAAAAAAACCAATTATTTCAATTAAAGAATATAAAGAAAAAAATATAACTTTAATAACTACAGGAAATGAAGTTTTTTATGGAAGAATAAAAGATGCTTTTCTACCTGTAATTGAGAGAAAGCTTAAAGAGTATGGTAATAGTAAAGTTAAACAAATAATATTACCAGATGATAAGGAAAGAATTAAAGAGGGGATAAAAGAAGTAATTAAAAATGGAGCAGATATGGTTATATGTACAGGTGGAATGTCGGTAGATCCAGATGATGTTACTCCAACAGCAATTAAAGAATGTGGTGGGGAGTTAATAACATATGGTTCACCAGTTCTGCCTGGGGCTATGTTTTTATTAGCTTATAAAGATGAACTACCTATACTTGGAATTCCAAGTTGTGCAATGTATTGTAAAAGAACAATTTTAGACTTAGTATTACCAAGAATACTTGCTGATGAAAAATTAACCTTAGAAGATATAGTTAAGTATGGACATGGGGGATTATGCTTAGATTGTAAAGTATGTACTTTCCCGCATTGTTCTTTCGGAAAATAA